Proteins from one Dromiciops gliroides isolate mDroGli1 chromosome 6, mDroGli1.pri, whole genome shotgun sequence genomic window:
- the LOC122731835 gene encoding olfactory receptor 5B2-like, whose amino-acid sequence MENGSEANEFIFLGLTDAPELQIPLFIIFTLIYIITLVGNLGMVALIFWDSRLHTPMYFFLSNLSLVDFGYSSAITPKVMAGLLTGDRVISYNGCATQLFFFATFTTVESFFLASMAYDRHVAVCKPLYYTMTMTSGVCIRLAVGSYICGLLTSSVSIGDTFSLSFCRSNIVHHFFCDIPPLLALSCSDIHINEWVLFILGGFNISFALMVIFTSYLFVLIAILRIHSAEGRKKAFSTCASHLKAVSIFYGTIIFMYLQPSSSHSMDTDKMASVFYTMIIPMLNPLVYSLRNKEVKDAFRKSIISSFQGITSQLFPTEYHAPHSS is encoded by the coding sequence ATGGAGAATGGCTCAGAGGCTAATGAGTTCATTTTTCTGGGACTAACAGATGCACCAGAGCTTCAGATTCCCCTCTTTATAATATTCACCTTAATCTACATCATCACACTGGTGGGGAACCTGGGGATGGTAGCCCTGATCTTTTGGGACTCCCGTCTTCACACCCCTATGTACTTTTTCCTCAGTAACCTGTCCTTGGTGGATTTTGGCTACTCCTCAGCCATTACCCCCAAGGTGATGGCTGGGCTCCTCACAGGGGACAGGGTCATCTCTTACAATGGATGTGCTACACAGTTGTTCTTCTTTGCAACATTTACAACTGTTGAAAGTTTCTTCCTGGCTTCCATGGCTTATGATCGTCATGTGGCTGTATGCAAGCCTCTATATTATACCATGACAATGACATCAGGTGTGTGCATACGTCTAGCTGTTGGTTCCTACATCTGTGGCCTGTTGACCTCCTCTGTGAGTATAGGAGATACCTTTAGTCTCTCCTTCTGTAGGTCCAATATAGTTCATCACTTTTTTTGTGATATTCCCCCTCTCCTGGCTCTTTCCTGCTCTGATATCCACATTAATGAGTGGGTACTCTTTATTTTAGGGGGATTCAATATCTCTTTTGCTCTGATGGTCATCTTCACCTCTTACCTGTTTGTCCTTATTGCCATTCTGAGAATCCATTCTGCTGAGGGCCGGAAGAAAGCCTTCTCCACTTGTGCTTCCCACCTCAAAGCAGTGTCCATATTCTATGGAACCATCATCTTCATGTACCTACAACCCAGCTCTAGTCACTCTATGGACACAGACAAAATGGCATCTGTGTTCTATACCATGATTATTCCAATGCTGAACCCTCTAGTATATAGCTTAAGGAACAAAGAAGTCAAGGATGCTTTCAGGAAAAGCATCATCTCCTCTTTCCAGGGTATCACATCTCAACTTTTCCCTACTGAATATCATGCACCTCACTCCAGCTGA
- the LOC122731833 gene encoding olfactory receptor 5B2-like — MASIKNRTEVSEFILLGITDTPELQVPLFIIFTTIYLITFVGNLGIVALISWDSHLHTPMYFFLSNLSLVDFGYSSAVTPKVMAGFLTGGKVISYNGCAAQMFFFSTFATTEIYLLAIMAYDRHTAVCRPLHYTTTMTPGVCTCLTIIAYVCGFFNSAIVAGQTFNLRFCSSNVVHHFFCDIPPLLALSCSDIYINEVIIFILGGFAVSVGLLFICVSYMFIFIAILRIQSTEGCQKAFSTCASHLSVVSIFYGTLIFMYLQPSSSHSMDIDKVTSIFYTMVIPMVNPLVYTLRNKEVHVAFRKAMWEKKFH, encoded by the coding sequence ATGGCTTCTATTAAAAATAGAACAGAGGTGAGTGAGTTCATTCTCCTAGGAATAACAGATACTCCAGAGCTTCAAGTTCCCCTCTTTATAATATTCACCACCATCTACCTCATCACCTTTGTGGGGAACTTGGGGATAGTAGCCCTTATCTCCTGGGACTCCCATCTGCATACTCCAATGTACTTTTTTCTCAGTAACCTCTCTCTGGTGGATTTTGGTTATTCCTCAGCTGTCACACCTAAGGTCATGGCTGGTTTCCTCACAGGGGGCAAGGTCATCTCCTATAATGGATGTGCTGCACAAATGTTCTTCTTTTCAACTTTTGCCACTACTGAAATTTATCTCCTTGCCATTATGGCCTATGATCGACACACAGCTGTGTGTAGGCCCCTCCATTATACCACCACCATGACACCAGGTGTGTGCACTTGCCTGACCATTATTGCATATGTCTGTGGATTTTTTAATTCTGCTATTGTCGCTGGACAGACCTTCAACCTGAGATTCTGTAGTTCCAATGTGGTCCATCACTTCTTCTGTGACATTCCTCCTCTCCTGGCTCTGTCCTGCTCTGATATATACATCAATGAAGTGATCATCTTTATCCTAGGAGGATTTGCTGTCTCTGTTGGGCTCTTGTTCATCTGTGTTTCCTACATGTTCATCTTTATTGCCATCCTGAGGATCCAATCTACTGAGGGCTGCCAGAAAGCTTTCTCTACCTGTGCTTCTCACCTCTCTGTGGTATCCATATTTTATGGGACATTGATATTTATGTACTTACAACCCAGCTCGAGTCATTCTATGGACATAGACAAAGTGACTTCTATATTCTACACCATGGTCATTCCCATGGTGAACCCTCTAGTCTATACGCTGAGGAATAAAGAAGTCCATGTTGCTTTCAGGAAAGCtatgtgggagaaaaaatttcaTTAG